Proteins encoded in a region of the Nicotiana tomentosiformis chromosome 9, ASM39032v3, whole genome shotgun sequence genome:
- the LOC104100351 gene encoding vicilin Jug r 2.0101 — translation MSFHHSSIFITMAIFTKPKLLFLFFLILSIFLYSQCDEEENNPYLFESQRFRSRFKSKHGEFRVLEKFTERSELLGGLEKYGVAVLEFEPLSFMFPHHCDAEIILFVVRGRGTISIAEQEEKNSFNLENGDVIRVNAGSTIYMINRNNNERFFVYVLAKTVNIPGQFQEYFSGGGENPESFYRAFSSEILETAFNIPRDTIEGLFGQQRKGIFVKASEEQIRAISEHASRSTKQQTRGPFNLLNERPLLGNRFGQYFEATPERFEQLRDLDAAAGIMNINQGGMLLPVYCTRTTWFVMVVEGNGRFEMACPHLGSQSQRQGRHYQKVQGSLSVGDVLIIRAGHPITVVATGDSDLRMVGIGFNAHNNRMNFLAGRQSIWRNIDREAKEVSFNMPASEVEEILQKQDQSYFVAGPEQRQQQMREEATRERQYVSSSLDFVF, via the exons ATGAGCTTCCATCACAGTTCAATATTCATAACTATGGCAATTTTCACTAAACCAAAGCTCTTATTTCTCTTCTTCTTGATCCTCTCAATCTTTCTTTATTCTCAATGTGATGAAGAAGAGAACAATCCCTACTTATTTGAGTCACAGAGGTTCAGATCTCGATTTAAATCAAAACATGGTGAATTTCGAGTCCTTGAGAAATTCACTGAAAGATCTGAACTTCTTGGAGGACTTGAGAAGTATGGAGTTGCAGTCCTTGAATTTGAACCTCTGTCTTTCATGTTTCCTCATCACTGTGATGCTGAAATCATACTTTTTGTTGTTAGAG gaAGAGGAACAATAAGTATAGCGGAACAAGAAGAGAAGAACTCCTTCAACTTGGAAAATGGAGATGTAATCAGAGTGAATGCTGGTTCAACAATCTACATGATCAACAGGAATAACAATGAAAGGTTCTTTGTTTACGTGCTAGCCAAGACCGTTAATATTCCTGGCCAATTTCAG GAATATTTTAGTGGTGGAGGTGAAAATCCAGAATCCTTCTACAGAGCTTTCAGCAGTGAGATTCTGGAGACTGCTTTCAAT ATCCCAAGGGACACGATAGAGGGGCTATTTGGACAACAAAGAAAGGGAATATTTGTCAAAGCCTCTGAAGAGCAAATTAGAGCAATAAGCGAACACGCTTCACGCTCCACTAAGCAACAAACTAGAGGTCCTTTCAATCTATTGAATGAACGCCCATTACTTGGAAACAGATTTGGACAGTACTTTGAGGCAACCCCAGAGAGATTCGAACAGTTGAGGGATTTGGATGCTGCTGCTGGTATCATGAACATAAACCAA GGTGGAATGTTATTACCAGTATACTGTACAAGGACAACATGGTTTGTCATGGTTGTAGAAGGAAATGGGCGCTTTGAAATGGCATGCCCTCATCTTGGTAGCCAAAGCCAGAGACAGGGGCGCCACTACCAGAAAGTCCAAGGTTCTCTATCAGTTGGTGATGTTCTGATAATTCGTGCAGGCCATCCTATTACCGTTGTAGCCACCGGGGATTCAGATCTCAGAATGGTTGGTATTGGATTCAATGCTCATAACAACAGAATGAACTTCCTTGCAG GTCGACAAAGCATATGGAGAAATATAGACAGAGAAGCAAAAGAAGTGTCATTCAACATGCCAGCAAGTGAGGTGGAAGAAATCTTGCAGAAGCAAGATCAGTCCTATTTTGTGGCAGGACCAGAGCAGCGACAGCAACAGATGAGGGAAGAAGCAACAAGGGAACGACAATATGTTTCTTCAAGTTTGGACTTCGTTTTTTAA